From the genome of Miscanthus floridulus cultivar M001 chromosome 10, ASM1932011v1, whole genome shotgun sequence, one region includes:
- the LOC136484972 gene encoding nod factor hydrolase protein 1-like yields the protein MELEGFIISSIISLAGFLSVVSASTSQQQCGGNGAPAGVRAGYWSPPSSRYSPVSSIDASLYTHLYYSSVSIDETSYAVAPQQTEEEGSLLAAFSGTVKSRSPSTKTMLSIGTNEYRVDASNTAFSKMASDKNLRGVFINSSVELARANGFDGLDLSWIFPVTQMDMENLGVLLAEWRARIMEESATNSLSGPLLLTATLYFSNHLFDMPDGNLDYPIDDISDNLDWANILTFGFHGDSSVTTADAPLYDKSSHFSVSYGVISWLDAGVPPCKLVMGIPLFGRSWFLRNKAKNGLGSPTAAAGTKQRKSNQTGIIAYGEAEEYLNSESTVVTYDNQSVAEYFYNGDLWVSFDGAQVVQQKLEFAARSQLLGYFLWTVGFDDSNSTISKKASESWQQYAQGGFGIMHAGGSNQYVAFNSSSVSLGSWYSKSLSCLLSSVLLLVILFQE from the exons ATGGAGCTAGAAGGGTTCATCATATCCTCAATAATCTCCCTTGCTGGATTCTTGTCAGTGGTTTCGGCATCGACATCACAGCAGCAATGCGGCGGCAATGGAGCACCTGCTGGAGTGAGAGCTGGCTACTGGTCGCCGCCCTCAAGCCGCTACTCCCCGGTCAGTAGCATCGACGCCTCCTTGTACACTCACCTCTACTACAGCTCAGTGTCCATCGACGAGACAAGCTATGCTGTCGCGCCTCAGCAGACCGAAGAGGAGGGCTCGCTGCTCGCTGCGTTCTCTGGTACCGTCAAGTCCAGGAGCCCCTCTACCAAGACCATGCTGTCCATCGGCACAAATGAGTACAGGGTGGATGCGTCGAATACCGCCTTCTCCAAAATGGCTTCAGACAAGAACCTCCGGGGTGTGTTCATCAACTCCTCCGTGGAACTGGCTCGAGCCAACGGCTTCGACGGCCTGGATTTGTCGTGGATTTTCCCAGTCACACAGATGGACATGGAGAACCTTGGAGTCCTTCTTGCGGAGTGGCGAGCAAGGATCATGGAGGAATCCGCGACCAACTCCTTGTCTGGTCCTCTTCTCCTGACAGCAACACTCTACTTCTCCAACCACCTGTTTGACATGCCTGACGGCAACCTCGACTACCCCATAGATGACATCTCAGACAACCTCGACTGGGCGAATATCCTCACCTTCGGCTTCCACGGGGACAGCAGCGTCACCACAGCTGATGCACCTCTCTACGACAAGTCGTCGCACTTCTCAGTGAGCTACGGGGTCATCTCATGGCTGGATGCAGGAGTTCCTCCATGTAAGCTGGTGATGGGGATACCTCTGTTTGGAAGATCATGGTTCCTCAGGAACAAGGCCAAGAATGGGCTAGGATCGCCGACTGCCGCTGCCGGAACAAAGCAGAGGAAAAGCAACCAGACTGGGATAATTGCATATGGAGAGGCTGAAGAGTACCTGAACTCTGAAAGCACCGTTGTCACCTATGACAACCAATCAGTGGCAGAGTATTTCTACAACGGTGACCTCTGGGTCAGTTTCGACGGCGCACAGGTAGTGCAGCAGAAGCTAGAGTTTGCGGCGAGATCTCAGTTGCTTGGCTACTTCCTGTGGACCGTCGGCTTTGACGACTCAAACAGCACAATATCCAAGAAAG CATCGGAATCATGGCAACAATATGCTCAAGGTGGTTTTGGAATCATGCACGCAGGAGGTTCAAACCAATATGTTGCATTTAATTCATCTTCAGTATCACTTGGTAGCTGGTATTCAAAATCTCTCAGCTGTTTGCTGTCTTCAGTACTTCTGTTGGTGATTCTGTTTCAAGAATAA
- the LOC136484973 gene encoding uncharacterized protein: MGDAADLKASVEALTSAVKSMQTSIEANAKAIAALASDRTSSSGTKSASGEHHNDRPPKFQKMDFPRYDGKSDPLIFINRCESYFHQQRIMEEEKVWMASYNLEDDAQLWYVQLQRDEGTPPWRRFTELLHLRYGPPLRAAPLAELAECRRIGTVVDYQDRFQALLPRAGPLEETQRVQLFTGGLGPPLSFDVRVHNPQTLAAAMSLARLLELREQHTQAPARAAPRGLLPAPAPRLALPAPPLPAPAAAEGRPLKRLTFQEQDDRRKRGLCFNCDEKYTRGHNRVCKRLFFIDGVELDEVAATESLDTEAPVFSLHAVAGVSVSNTIQLQVALGPATFVALVDSGSTHSFIGEAAARRTGLPIEPRPRLTATVANGERVSCPGVIRQAPLSIDDSTFRVDLFVMPLAGFDVVLGTHWMATLGPIVWDFNCPHHGVPARWPRGVLAGRSTADGDHPPCCGGHGLPPRRAVGFVHRRVR, from the coding sequence ATGGGCGACGCCGCCGACCTCAAGGCGTCCGTGGAGGCGCTCACCAGCGCCGTGAAGTCGATGCAGACCTCCATTGAGGCCAACGCCAAGGCAATTGCCGCCCTCGCCTCCGACCGCACGTCGTCATCCGGCACCAAGTCGGCGTCGGGCGAGCACCACAACGATCGTCCGCCAAAATTCCAGAAGATGGATTTCCCCCGCTACGATGGCAAGTCCGACCCGCTGATTTTTATCAATAGATGTGAATCATATTTTCATCAGCAGCGGAtcatggaggaggagaaggtCTGGATGGCCTCCTACAACTTGGAGGACGACGCGCAGCTATGGTACGTCCAGCTCCAGCGGGATGAAGGCACGCCGCCTTGGCGCCGTTTCacggagctgctgcacctgcgctACGGGCCCCCACTGCGCGCGGCGCCCCTGGCCGAGCTGGCAGAGTGTCGCCGCATCGGCACCGTCGTCGACTACCAGGACCGTTTCCAGGCCCTGCTACCCCGGGCTGGGCCCCTCGAGGAGACGCAGCGGGTCCAGCTCTTCACCGGCGGGCTCGGTCCTCCGCTCAGCTTCGACGTCCGCGTCCACAATCCGCAGACGCTGGCGGCAGCGATGAGCCTGGCGCGCCTACTGGAGCTCCGCGAGCAGCACACTCAGGCGCCTGCTCGAGCTGCGCCCCGCGGCTTGCTGCCTGCACCAGCACCGCGTTTGGCCCTGCCGGCGCCGCCACTTCCAGCCCCGGCCGCGGCTGAAGGCCGGCCGCTGAAGCGCCTGACGTTCCAGGAGCAGGACGACCGCCGCAAGCGGGGGCTTTGCTTCAATTGCGACGAGAAGTACACGCGGGGGCACAACCGCGTCTGCAAGCGGCTCTTCTTCATCGACGGCGTCGAGCTTGACGAGGTCGCTGCCACGGAGTCCCTGGATACGGAGGCGCCGGTCTTCTCGTTGCACGCTGTGGCGGGCGTGTCCGTCTCCAACACCATACAGCTCCAGGTGGCGCTGGGGCCTGCTACCTTCGTGGCCCTCGTCGACTCCGGGTCGACCCACAGCTTCATTGGCGAGGCGGCTGCGCGGCGCACCGGGCTGCCTATTGAGCCCCGGCCACGGCTTACGGCAACGGTGGCTAACGGGGAACGCGTGTCCTGCCCGGGTGTGATACGCCAGGCCCCGCTCTCCATCGACGACAGCACTTTCCGCGTCGACCTCTTCGTCATGCCATTGGCGGGCTTCGACGTCGTCCTCGGCACGCACTGGATGGCCACGTTGGGGCCCATTGTTTGGGATTTCAACTGCCCGCACCATGGCGTTCCAGCAAGGTGGCCGCGCGGTGTGCTGGCAGGGCGCTCCACCGCCGACGGCGACCACCCTCCATGCTGCGGTGGCCACGGACTCCCTCCTCGACGAGCTGTTGGATTCGTTCACCGACGTGTTCGCTGA